The Haliotis asinina isolate JCU_RB_2024 chromosome 3, JCU_Hal_asi_v2, whole genome shotgun sequence genome segment TCATGTGGATATGTGAGTGAGATACgtatttcagccataacgtGATCGTGGACATATATTGTAGGGAGCGTTGGTGAGTAATGATAGGGGCATGTATTGTAGGAAGTGTTGGTGGGGGCTGTTGCTGTGGACGTGTATTTTGAGAGCCTTGGTGTGGGCATGCATACGGTTTGTATCGGTGTCAGTGTGAGCATGTATAAGGTTTATATCGGTGTCAGCCAAGTGATAAACGTGCGAGACCTGCTTCGCTTCAGAAGCTGCCACATTGAACAGTTAAGTGCAGAGTTGTTATCagattcactgactcactcagtaatatttcctAAAGAAAACTTAAATGTGCATAATATAAAATTGCATAAAAGAAAACTTATCTCAAAAGTTAAGTACCCCTAAATATACGTGTAGCAAAGCACTTTGCATggaatttgatgtcaggaaacGCTCGTGGCATGTGCACTTTGTGACAATAGGTATTGAAACTTGAAGAAGAGTAGATTATTCCTTAGTTTGCAAATGTTGTGGAAACACGTTAAGTATAAGCTAAAGTAAGTGTAGGTCGTGTCTCGCTTGCTGAAAATCAGTGTCTCACTGACGTGGGTATGCTGGAGACTGGAACGGCCCAAAACGGTTTGGTATTCATCGAAATACGATCTCATCTCTGTGGAGACGCTTTCAGCACAAAGGGAACACGAGATTTGCCTTGGACCGGTTGTCCTCGTGTGACCACATCGGAACCACTGTACGGAACCGACTGTGGGAGCACAACATCCGACCCCGACGGCCTACAATACGTCCAGTTTTGCTTCAACGTCACCAGCAGGCTCTTCCGTGTAGAGAGCATTGATCGTACAGGAAACTAGATTGATACTTTATTCACTGACAGGGCGGGGCTTCATCTGGACAGCTCACATGGCTGTGCAAGGATGCACGGACGGGAAAGTGAATGGTATGCTGACGCTTGTTCCACGTCGACAGTTAAGTCGCGGAAGTGTTGTGTGGTACGGGGAGCCATCACACCTCATGGACGTACACAACTTGCCTTTGCAAATAGCAATATGACACGTTTGGGACACTGGGAATGAGATCACTGAACCTAATGTGCAGCAATTCAATCAAGGACAGTGATGTACCTTCACGCTTCAGCAATACAATGCCTGTGCTAATGTCGCTTGTGTTGTGACAGGCTTCCGGAGAAACAAGAACATTCCCCATGCATTCTTCAGTCGCTTAATGCCGTCTGTGCGTCGTCGATGTCAAACCTGCATCTACGCCAATGGTGGACACACACAATACTGAATTTAATAACATGCTTTTGACAACACATCTCTACAAGGGCATGTCATGATGCCTTGCGTCAAATCATACAGATTTCGATATTATCTTGTCAACATTTAAACAGCGATTACGAAAAACACCGCAATCCGtgttaatatctttcagcattAAAAAGTACCTTAACATCAAATGACACACAGTTTCTTTATTCCACTAGCATATATGGAAAAATGTGTTATACCATTGTGGGAGCACAACTGCACGTTTTTTTTCCACTAGATCTTTTAGACCACCCTTGCTTAGAAGACTCGGTGTTTCTATTTTTCATTTTCGTAATTTTCCATTCAGCATGTTCCGAGAATTTTGTGGCTGACTCCGGCAAGTTCACCTCTCCCAACTACCCGAATGGCTACCCCaacaacttgagatgtactttCACTTTGACACCTGTCACCCCCGGGGCTACACTTAGACTCGTGTTTGACGACTTCAGCACAGAGAAGGGCATAGACGGCGTGGAGGTAGtaatacacaaccataacgaGAAATATAGTCTCTGTCATTCGTAACTAATCGCCTCTTTCCATGACCTACACGAAGATTCGTACCTGTATAGtacgccattattgccaagaatggtggcaaaccaatcaagcCACGTACAGCAGAACTCATTTCGAAGCATGAAAATGGCAGCACCGTCTAACTTTTAAATTCCACCAAACTATCTAAAGTAAAACACAATTTAAATATAAACTTGGAGCTAAAGGAATATCAGCTTTTAAAACGGAAACATCTTATCTAAGGCAATGACGGTATAGCTGCTTTGAACACGGGATATGAGATATTCATGGAGTAGCCATGTTTGGAGGTTAGGTTTATTTCCCCTTTGAAACAGTACGAGACTATTTTCATCGCCGTGCCCAGCCTTGAACATGtccacgagaggggtacgagtcgCCATCCGACTCGAGTAGTTATGAATGATTACGACCGTCAGTGGATGGGGTATCCGATGCGCTGGACTTATCTTCCAATCGTTtcgtttcagaaaaaaaatcaaatgttaATGAGCTGCCTCCCCTTTGGTGGCGATTATGTCTGAGCATTACCATTCGCACTTCTGCGTAACGATAAGAACACTAGGTTTGTCTCGGTTGGCGACCAATGACAGATCAAGTTTCACAAACTGATCAGCTGAAAACATGCCAAAATACCAAAAACGCCAACTGTACTGGTCCACACTCAAATAATACTTCTCTGCTGCTTTTCAACTCTTCAACTATAATTTGATGTTTTTGGGTACATATTTGCAAAATTTTACTTTGAACCAGTCTACTTTTACACAAAATAGCTCAACCACAAATTACTTTTAAAACATTGGAGGAATGAGTGGTGGTTACATAAACAAGTTCTTTAGTCTTCATTTACTCGGTGTACTTTCCTGATTTTTACTCGTGGCTACATGGGTGGTCTGGTCCAGCACTTGACTGTCCAGATCATATACACACCGCCGACCATGGgaacctgaaacaaacaaatacttagTTATTCATGCATATTGTTAGAGTGGATCGGGCCCGCGGTAGGCTACTCTTGTATTTCATGTGTATATTGTGAGAGTAGGTGGGCCAGCGGTAGGCTACTGTTATACCTCATGTGTATATTATGAGAATGGGTGGGGCCAGCGGTAGGCTACTCTGGTATTTCGTGTGTATATTGTGAGAGTAGGTGGGCCAGCGGTAGGCTACTGTTATACCTCATGTGTATATTATGAGAATGAGTGGGGCCAGCGGTAGGCTAGTCTTACACTTCATGCGAATATAGCATGTAAAAATCTGTAATGATAATTTCAGATCTACGACTATAACGATAAACAGGTGACCGGCGTTAGTGGTGGTCGGTACAAGTGGGTAGTCATTGCTACCATGTCCTACTACAAGGTCATCTTTATCTCCGATGGATCCATCACGTATACAGGCGTCAGTGCGTTTTGGTCAAGTGAGTGACGTAGTATTatttggagagtgagtgaggtggttaATGTCGCTTTAAACAGTGATCCTCTTATCTCGTGGCTTGCCAGTGGAAACCCGACATGATGCATGCCTCACCGGCATCACTTCTTGAGCGGGAGTATGGTGCTCGAGAAGCCAGAATCATAAGCCACAAAGCATTTGTAatgttacgacctgtcgtaactctatagctGATCAAagacttacgaatgtcgtagcgctTTGAACGCTTTATGGATCGGGCACAGGCTTCCACCAGTCATACGTTCCTGACCTCCACTTGTGCCAGTGACTGATGTTATCAAGTCTTCTGCTGAAGCAGTACGACGGAACACAGGGAAACTGTACAGAacagaatatgaccagtctccTTATATGTgcgcgaagcgagcaaaggttgacaACACACTTCCTTCGCTTCGGttaagaatatatttttcatgtcaaagtaaaacatcgccaccatcaaaggtacactcctgTTTCCTCACTGGgctgtgctctcagatttccaaccccatatttaataagaaatatgttttattcaacatttgatGTGCAACTCGTGGTACATCAAACCGTTCTTCGCCGCCGTTACCCTTGTCAGGTTCCGGCTCAACGCAGTGAAGGAACAGGTTATTACTCCGTACGGAATACAtagagagttacctcccatgcgTGATACGCCTAccacgccagaagtgttttattGCAGAATAAATGTTATAAGAATCTAACAATAACGGCGACACTTAAgtcaaataaactccaacaggttcataataaaattaggcaatatggtgttaggttctgcttattcttgttccttcactccgttgaaccggaagctggtgGGGGTAATAGAGGCGAAGAACGATTTGAGTACATCGAGTTGCACttcaaatgttgaataaaacacatTACACGTGAGTACTTATTAAATATGGGGAttgaaatctgagagcacaaccctgtgAGGAAGTACAAGTGTACCTTTGGCGATGGcggtattttattttgacatgaaaaatattttcctaacctaagcgaggaaagtacgttgcaacctttgctcgcttcgcccgcacataagaagactggtcattttctctacgctgcgcagccccatttgcgctacaattTGCATGAGTACAGAATTACCGGTGCTGGTGGTCTTTGACGTTGCTCACATTAATCAcagggttgtctggttcaggttATAGATTATCATTAGATCAATATGTAGAACTGTCAGGGCAGGAACTGAGTATTAGGAAGCTGTGAGTCCCCGAGATTTTTCACAATTACGTCACCATTGAGGAACACCCAAGGAGAGAgagtgtgtaactgtgttttcatTATTATTGATCTGAGCATCAATGCGATATTTGTCTTTTAGATTCCAAGCGAACTGTTTTCCATAAGCTTTAAATGGCGTAGAAACACGATCTTGTTGAAACTGTATCATTTACTGTATTTACCACATTAAAATGCTTGACCTAACCGAGTCATTGTATCGTTTATTATATTTTCCCTGTGAAAGGCGTGACTTGACCTAGCCGATCTATTCTGTTTCAGTTGCGCCATCATCAGAAGCATTTGACTACCAGGTTGCCATGGCAACTTTATGCCCAGTGCATGGACTCTTTCAGCCGGTTCCACAGAAGGACGGGATTAGAGAGCTGGAGATTTTGCCAGAGATGACGTTCCATAAATGTATGCTTCTGTGTAATGTTTTACCAAAGTGCTCTTTTTTCGAATTCTATGTCCCTAAAAGCACTTGTTACGCCTATGAGACGGAAAAAagttacacatacatgtattacaaaatATTTGAGAAGGTTACAAATCCTTAGAGACATCACTGGTGGCACTGGAATATGAACTGTCTGATGGAAAAGGCGCATGCATCCATGTTTGAACGGTGTTGGAACGAAAACAGCCCCAGCAACATAGGGTAAATGCTTCGTGAAATGCTACACTACAGGTTATTCTAATAGTCTGACTGCTTTAAAACCAGAATTGAGAATATTATTGATAAGTTTTCTGTTGTGTGATTGCAGTCAGAATCAATAGAGAAACGAACCATCCACTGAGAGGTTCAGCATGAGTGAGGTATCACGCTGAGATATAAGCGATGTTTGATTCAGGTCATACTGCAGGCCTATAGCAATATGGATTCAGGTCAGTGAAACACCTCATCCATACTTGTGAACAAGCCTgagtttttatgatttattgatTTTTCTTCTTTcccatatattttcatttgggtattgaaatatttcaaagatcCAGTTTGATGGACAGTTGAGTCACGATCACTGGTATTACTATTTCTGTTGATGTGGTTGTTAGTATGTTGTTACTGTGTTGTTTAaaaccacaatcagcaatatcccagctgtataatgtatgatctgtaaataattaagtctgggcTGGACAATCATGTGATTAGCATTATGAGCGTCAACGTCCACAAAACGGGAGCACTATGATGAgcatgaaccaagtcagcgagtctgatcacccgatcccgttagtcgcctctaataACGAGCACGTGTTCCTGAAGAACTGAAATTGTTATAATTATTTTCTGAATACGCAGTAAATATGGTAACTGAGACTTTAGGCAAATGCAATGTTGTATTCATACATTGTTTTGTAACTGAATAACGCTGTTTAAataaaaatcaaaatgaatatatttcgtgggtttttttcataaatctaaaaatgatatttattttttcCAAAGTTTTTCTTTGAACGGTGCCACAACGACAACAGCTCAGCTTTGCAAAAGTCATTACGACTAGAGAAAATACTTAACAGAGGTTTTAGAAGTTTTCGAAGTATTTGCGTCACAAGGCTCTGAAACCTCTTTAGTGATATCAGTTCCTCGAAAGGCGGCAACAGCATATGACATCCATCCGTTTATTCAATTTCAGTTTCCCATGTCGTTTCAATGCGAACCTTCTTCGTTGTCATTCAAAATGTTTACCTATAGGTTTGAATACATACAGTATTCTAAGGCAAATGTAATATGACATACAAGTAAGAAACAAATTCCGTGTTGAACTTAAACTTCCGAGAATGAAATGTGATTACGTGGAAAGACTATACCTAGTCTTGGTGGTAACTATTAAGAGCGCGCTTGGCGTATGCAAATGTGCAATGTCACTAGAGAGGTTGTACCTGCAAGTTAACATGGTAAGAAGATAGTGTGTCCATTATACAATGATGCATGCAGGAGTGGCATTTTCGCCTCACACCGGCCACTAAAGGACTGAAACGTGAAGATCATTCCATATCCGGAGGAGTTCCTGCAGAGTTGGTGGTGGATTCGGTTGACGTCGTAAATGTCTCTCCATTTCCTCccagtatgtaagtatgtaaatTATTTTCTCCGCGTACCATGGGTATGCATGACTATAGTGATGTTATAGAATCAGCCTTAAGGACCTGTACTATGTATACTCTGAGGCGGAAGGTATGGTGTAACAGAACTTGTTAATACGTAATTTTGTGTCAAATAGTGGAAGAAACGAAATCAAGTAGACGTTGTTAGAAGTGCGCAAATGAGCATCACATATTCGAGATGAATGGCCAGCAACGTTTACTTTAAAAAGACAGACAATTAAGGTGCTTAAGAGTTCCACTCAAGAAGTCGGAAAAAAACACATCTGTTGTAACGCGGAGAGCTACAGGCATGCCTCGATCAGTCTGGTACGCTGCTCGTTGGTTCGCCACCCATAGAAACACCGTTTTCAGCAATGCAACCAAATTATAGGCCGCTCCCCGTAGTGGAGAGCAAAAATGGTAAAGCAGCTGTGAAGAGTTCCATACCAAaaggttgtttttttaaatcctGCCTGTTACTCCTGTCATTAACTTGTCTGAGTTGGGTATCAATTAAAGTTATCTATGTTGGCGGTGTGATATCTCTGTGCTTTATAATTTCAAATGCAAAACAATTATCCTGGACGGGCTCGTTCAGTCGTAATATTTGTGTAGCCTAGAACGTGGCGTATTATAACCAATTTCCCCCGGTACACATATCAGCACCATGATCGCGATGAATGACCTCGTTTGGATATCGATTTTATacacctgaaatattgccaaatgtaaggtaaaacaacaaatatgcaAACATGCTTTCGACAGGTTGTTAGAATTTATCACGTAGTTGTACGATGCCGTTACATGCGATATTGCCCATAGCACACCAGGACTTGTTGCACACTCTGTCTGCCTATAAGCACTGCTTCTGACGTTCTAGAAAAAGGGATAACATTGTCAGTACTCATTTCCTTGTCAAGGCTTGTGTTCCACTACATTGTCTCGAAATTCTGGAAGGCTCTGTAAATATATCCAGCGTCATTCACGTTTCCTCAGTGGTCCCCGCTCAGATACAAGTAAATTTGATTCCTTTAAGTGTTTATTTTAATTCAACATGAATGAAACATCTGAACTTATTTGGGGTTTACTTTCGTTAAATGTAGCAAGATATTTCAATGTTTGCACGAACTTGTGAGCCGCAAGCTTTCACTGGTGGTCTTCTGGTAGTGTAAAcattaagagttacctcccttagatcCGCATACACACGTGGGAAGAAATTTAGCTGTTGACTTCGCGAAACTGATGTTTACGTTAGATGTGACACGCGTACAAGACAATGGACAAGGTAGGTTGTTTGCTTACTTTGTCAGTGTTACAGATTCATGTTGCAGATATGTGGAGCCACGGGCCTTGGTCACATCTGTTTGGTGTGAAAGGATTTTCAACTGAGACCCGATACTGCGATAGGAAGAATAATACAATGATCATGATCAAGAGCCGACATCATCCATCATGTCTTGATTGCCCCACCTCGCCGCAGCTCACGTCTGTGTGCAACATTGTATTCTTCCTACACACGTAGAGAACGAAGTGAgtatgagtgagcgagtttagttttatgccgcttttagcaatattccagcgaaatCACGGCGgcgcacaccagaaatgggcttcagatatTATACCCATGTGCCGGACGCTTTATCAGCTAGGCTGGGAGGGGACATTTGCAGAACTTTTCTGATGTTGTGGCCacctttcattttttttttctttttgtcttgaatgaaatttgtaaatgtataataatgttaatgcatttaatatatatatgccgatatatatatatatatatatatatatatatatatatatatatatatatatatatatatatatatatatatatatacatttgtacTGGCTAGCTACCAATTATCGCTGCATACAAGTTATCaccaacacctggctgtagcaCTTGAGCAGGCAGCTTCATTTTAACTCTCGTAGCCTATTGCTTTTGTGAtgtgtcagtgtatgaaatactaCAGAAGTACAAGTCAAGCTGTCTGCTCAAGtgctacagccaggtgttggtGATAACTGATACTAGTATATGCGTTGAAAACTGGCTGCTATCTGGTATAATACTTTGCCGAGATCCGTAAAGTGGCCCTATACAGTGTCATGTCTCTTCTTTACTGCAGTATAGTCCTGACTGCACCACAACTCTTGTTTATATAATCCTATacaacatacagtggaagctgtcgaaACCGGCATCTGTGCAAAACCGGTATGATGTCAACACTGGCGCAATATTTCAGTCccgtctgtggcttgtacatctaatatcagctctgcaatccggca includes the following:
- the LOC137279227 gene encoding neuropilin-1-like; the protein is MDVFQCMICFHACAALFRSAWACSENFVADSGKFTSPNYPNGYPNNLRCTFTLTPVTPGATLRLVFDDFSTEKGIDGVEIYDYNDKQVTGVSGGRYKWVVIATMSYYKVIFISDGSITYTGVSAFWSIAPSSEAFDYQVAMATLCPVHGLFQPVPQKDGIRELEILPEMTFHKCMLLCNVLPKCSFFEFYVPKSTCYAYETEKSYTYMYYKIFEKVTNP